One region of Brachybacterium saurashtrense genomic DNA includes:
- a CDS encoding ABC transporter ATP-binding protein produces the protein MSAAHSATAPTGAPRESGSGPVAALHEVAFAYGAEPALRGVDLTLTPGERAAIMGPSGCGKSTLLHILAGVLRADAGTVEVLGEDLAALTERRRERLRLERIGMVFQFGDLIEELTLHENIALPLRLQGRSRAESGTLAHEVAERLGIADVAHRRAGEVSGGQAQRAAVARALAPRPPLVLADEPTGSLDTAAADAVMEAFTETVRELGQTVVVVTHDHRVAAHLDRLVTMRDGRVAG, from the coding sequence ATGAGCGCCGCACACAGCGCGACCGCCCCGACCGGCGCTCCGCGGGAGAGCGGGTCCGGCCCCGTCGCCGCGCTGCACGAGGTCGCCTTCGCCTATGGCGCGGAACCGGCGCTGCGCGGCGTCGATCTCACCCTCACACCCGGGGAGCGTGCGGCGATCATGGGCCCCTCCGGCTGCGGCAAGTCCACGCTGCTCCACATCCTCGCCGGGGTGCTCCGGGCCGACGCCGGCACCGTGGAGGTGCTCGGCGAGGACCTCGCCGCGCTCACCGAGCGCCGCCGCGAACGCCTCCGTCTGGAGCGCATCGGCATGGTCTTCCAGTTCGGTGACCTCATCGAGGAGCTCACCCTCCACGAGAACATCGCCCTGCCCCTGCGTCTGCAGGGTCGGAGCCGGGCCGAGAGTGGGACCCTCGCGCACGAGGTGGCCGAACGGCTCGGGATCGCCGATGTCGCCCATCGGCGCGCGGGCGAGGTCTCCGGCGGCCAGGCCCAGCGTGCCGCCGTCGCCCGCGCCCTCGCACCACGCCCGCCGCTCGTCCTGGCCGACGAGCCCACCGGCTCCCTCGACACCGCCGCCGCGGACGCCGTCATGGAGGCGTTCACCGAGACCGTCCGGGAGCTCGGGCAGACGGTCGTCGTGGTCACCCACGACCACCGCGTCGCCGCACATCTCGACCGGCTCGTCACGATGCGCGATGGACGGGTGGCGGGCTGA
- a CDS encoding PadR family transcriptional regulator — protein MSTSHALLGLLDRAPAHGYTLKHDYDTLLSPGKPLAFGQVYASLSRFERQGWAEQTTVESGSGPERKLYRITADGVHVLDDWLFTPQEAGAFSSSTLFARVSVALLSGRDAHDVLDRQRTSHMERMRSLTARRRDADPALMLALDYELAHLDADLRWILDAGERLAAMRERLTRGAGGTA, from the coding sequence ATGAGCACCTCGCACGCCCTGCTGGGCCTCCTCGACCGGGCTCCGGCGCACGGCTACACCCTCAAGCACGACTACGACACGCTGCTCTCCCCGGGCAAGCCCCTCGCCTTCGGCCAGGTCTACGCGAGCCTCTCCCGCTTCGAGCGGCAGGGCTGGGCTGAGCAGACCACCGTCGAGTCCGGCAGCGGGCCCGAGCGGAAGCTCTACCGCATCACTGCCGACGGCGTGCACGTCCTCGACGACTGGCTGTTCACCCCCCAGGAGGCCGGCGCGTTCTCCAGCTCCACCCTCTTCGCGCGCGTCTCGGTCGCGCTGCTCTCCGGCCGCGACGCCCACGACGTCCTCGATCGGCAGCGCACCAGCCACATGGAGCGCATGCGCTCCCTCACCGCGCGCCGGCGCGACGCGGACCCCGCACTGATGCTCGCCCTCGACTACGAGCTCGCCCACCTCGATGCCGACCTGCGCTGGATCCTCGACGCCGGCGAGCGACTCGCCGCGATGCGGGAACGACTCACCCGCGGAGCGGGAGGCACGGCATGA
- a CDS encoding GntR family transcriptional regulator: MPAPTLPWLDSLENRPIATQIAAATAHRITTGTIEPGELLREVEVAARHGASRTPAREAMLQLETWGLVRLIPKKGALVTTPTAREREELLSVRAMLEGHAVARIVPDESRREGLLQALAPVLEAQRTTVERPEEFAVHDYAFHLTLASHEGNRVVEEVLRSLGPRLFRLTHLAVLSPAAHLPDLHREHVELTDTVRHGDVTGFRAMIEEHLRTGHDAYQVVAE; encoded by the coding sequence ATGCCCGCTCCCACCCTCCCCTGGCTCGATTCCCTCGAGAACCGCCCGATCGCCACGCAGATCGCCGCCGCGACCGCGCACCGCATCACCACCGGCACGATCGAGCCGGGCGAGCTGCTGCGCGAGGTGGAGGTCGCCGCCCGGCACGGTGCGAGCCGCACCCCCGCCCGCGAGGCGATGCTGCAGCTGGAGACCTGGGGCCTGGTGCGCCTGATCCCGAAGAAGGGCGCGCTGGTCACCACGCCCACGGCGCGCGAGCGCGAGGAGCTGCTCTCGGTGCGCGCGATGCTCGAGGGGCACGCGGTGGCCCGGATCGTGCCCGACGAGTCCCGGCGCGAGGGGCTGCTCCAGGCTCTCGCCCCGGTGCTCGAGGCGCAGCGGACCACCGTGGAGCGGCCGGAGGAGTTCGCCGTCCACGACTACGCCTTCCACCTCACCCTCGCCTCCCACGAGGGGAACCGGGTGGTCGAGGAGGTGCTGCGCTCCCTGGGCCCGCGCCTGTTCCGCCTCACCCATCTCGCGGTGCTCTCCCCCGCCGCGCACCTTCCCGACCTGCACCGCGAGCACGTCGAGCTCACCGACACCGTGCGCCACGGGGATGTGACCGGGTTCCGCGCGATGATCGAGGAGCACCTGCGCACCGGTCACGACGCCTACCAGGTGGTGGCCGAGTGA
- a CDS encoding MFS transporter has translation MSRARVPAWLAVAPTGFVLAWGGNHFTPLLHVYETVGGYAPWQANLLLGMYVVGLIPGMLLAAGLSDRHGRRPVAIAGLFAAALGSILLAASMTSFVLLCTGRVLAGIGVGVGMSVGSSWIKELSSPPHDHRASAAVGARRSSMTLTLGFALGAGVTGSLAQWAPLPGQLPFLAHLALCLLAALALLGAPESLPRELRARGSLREDLRVPAAGHPTFVRLVLPAAPWVFAAAGVAYAILPTTVEAQIGDAATIYATGLTVLTLGIGALAQGTVGLLDRLTRGRALVVGMAGMSAGMILAAVAAELRHPVMVVAVAALLGASYGVCVVAGLVIAQSLATPRDLAGITGVYYSLAYTGFLLPTVLAALTPVLPYTGGLVIVAAVCVLCLTAVTWGLRRPLPRPSEGIRTDDVEEEALEPEVAAIGAS, from the coding sequence GTGAGCCGCGCACGGGTCCCCGCCTGGCTGGCCGTCGCCCCCACCGGCTTCGTCCTCGCCTGGGGCGGGAACCACTTCACGCCGCTGCTGCACGTGTACGAGACCGTGGGCGGATACGCCCCGTGGCAGGCGAACCTGCTGCTGGGGATGTACGTGGTGGGCCTGATCCCGGGGATGCTGCTGGCCGCGGGACTCTCGGACCGTCACGGCCGCCGACCGGTCGCGATCGCGGGCCTGTTCGCCGCCGCGCTCGGCAGCATCCTGCTGGCGGCGAGCATGACGAGCTTCGTGCTGCTGTGCACCGGGCGCGTGCTCGCCGGGATCGGGGTGGGCGTGGGCATGTCGGTGGGCTCGAGCTGGATCAAGGAGCTCTCCTCCCCGCCGCACGATCACCGCGCGAGCGCGGCCGTCGGCGCGCGCCGCTCCTCGATGACCCTCACCCTGGGCTTCGCGCTCGGTGCGGGCGTGACCGGCTCGCTCGCCCAGTGGGCGCCGCTGCCCGGGCAGCTGCCCTTCCTCGCCCACCTCGCCCTGTGCCTGCTCGCCGCGCTCGCCCTGCTGGGCGCCCCGGAGAGCCTGCCGCGGGAGCTGCGGGCCCGGGGCTCGCTGCGGGAGGACCTGCGGGTCCCGGCCGCCGGGCACCCCACCTTCGTGCGCCTGGTGCTGCCGGCGGCGCCGTGGGTGTTCGCCGCGGCCGGGGTCGCCTACGCGATCCTGCCCACCACCGTCGAGGCGCAGATCGGGGACGCCGCGACGATCTACGCGACCGGGCTGACCGTGCTCACCCTGGGCATCGGCGCCCTCGCACAGGGCACGGTGGGCCTCCTGGACCGCCTCACCCGCGGCCGCGCTCTCGTGGTGGGCATGGCCGGGATGAGCGCCGGCATGATCCTCGCCGCCGTCGCCGCCGAGCTGCGCCACCCCGTGATGGTGGTGGCCGTGGCCGCGCTGCTGGGCGCCTCCTACGGGGTGTGCGTGGTGGCGGGCCTGGTGATCGCGCAGTCGCTCGCCACACCGCGGGATCTCGCCGGGATCACCGGGGTCTACTACTCGCTGGCCTACACCGGGTTCCTGCTGCCCACGGTGCTCGCGGCGCTCACGCCCGTCCTCCCCTACACCGGGGGCCTCGTGATCGTCGCGGCGGTGTGCGTGCTGTGCCTGACGGCCGTGACCTGGGGGCTGCGCCGCCCGCTCCCCCGACCGTCGGAGGGCATCCGCACGGATGACGTCGAGGAGGAGGCACTCGAGCCCGAGGTGGCGGCGATCGGCGCGTCCTGA
- a CDS encoding GNAT family N-acetyltransferase: MAVPLTVDGPEEDPMITTARLQLDPPGDADLEDLHRIYSDARTWTHLPSGRFADLATTREALAGWLADWHEHGLGAWVAREDGTVVGHGGCAVRQGAFWNLGYRFAPEAQGRGLATELAAAAVDAARERRPELPVVAYLLENNPGSAAVAEKVGLALRHRGPDAGNPDPSAVRLVLADRVLSEAELAATMR, encoded by the coding sequence GTGGCCGTTCCGCTCACCGTCGACGGCCCGGAGGAGGACCCCATGATCACCACCGCCCGGCTGCAGCTCGACCCTCCCGGCGACGCCGACCTGGAGGATCTCCACCGGATCTACTCCGACGCCCGCACCTGGACCCACCTGCCCAGCGGCCGCTTCGCCGACCTCGCCACCACGCGGGAGGCTCTGGCGGGCTGGCTCGCCGACTGGCACGAGCACGGGCTCGGCGCCTGGGTGGCACGGGAGGACGGCACGGTGGTGGGGCACGGCGGCTGCGCGGTGCGGCAGGGCGCGTTCTGGAACCTCGGCTACCGCTTCGCCCCCGAGGCGCAGGGCCGCGGGCTCGCGACCGAGCTGGCTGCCGCCGCGGTCGACGCCGCCCGGGAGCGTCGTCCCGAGCTGCCGGTAGTCGCCTACCTGCTCGAGAACAACCCCGGCTCCGCCGCGGTCGCCGAGAAGGTCGGACTGGCGCTGCGCCACCGCGGTCCCGACGCCGGCAACCCCGACCCGTCGGCCGTGCGCCTGGTCCTCGCGGACCGGGTGCTGAGCGAGGCGGAGCTCGCCGCGACCATGCGGTGA
- a CDS encoding phosphotransferase: MAVSASSSLPPGLSLLWESADERAALRDRFGFADAGEATDWLVATLHEHWGLTVRSCRRLTISDHNAIAWVSTDRGELVAKWSREERLFPRLEATTGLITTLEEQGIPVASPLPSQDGAVRVVADGPIGPLSVAVLPEIAGTWLDVADLDAVRTVGACLARMHEALRELDLPTLEGRPPRPARERMQTWLEGRDHGRAPSASARLAALVADLPDLADAPQLVHGDVRAANLLMQGGEVAAVLDLDEVRTDHRVAELAQTSVLLGTLFRDWRPTPAPARRALREGYERIRPLGDAERAWLEALTLWIALATFPDAEHPAPA, encoded by the coding sequence ATGGCCGTTTCAGCCTCTTCCTCACTGCCGCCCGGGCTGTCCCTGCTGTGGGAGAGCGCCGACGAGCGGGCGGCGCTGCGCGACCGCTTCGGCTTCGCGGATGCCGGTGAGGCGACCGACTGGCTCGTCGCCACGCTCCACGAGCACTGGGGCCTCACGGTCCGCTCCTGCCGTCGCCTCACCATCAGCGACCACAATGCGATCGCGTGGGTAAGCACCGACCGCGGTGAGCTGGTGGCGAAGTGGTCCCGCGAGGAGCGCCTGTTCCCTCGCCTCGAGGCGACCACCGGGCTGATCACGACGCTCGAGGAGCAGGGGATCCCGGTCGCCTCCCCGCTCCCCTCACAGGACGGCGCCGTGCGCGTGGTCGCGGATGGGCCCATCGGGCCGCTTTCCGTCGCGGTGCTCCCCGAGATCGCGGGGACCTGGCTGGACGTGGCGGACCTCGACGCGGTGCGCACCGTCGGCGCCTGCCTCGCGCGGATGCACGAGGCCCTCCGCGAGCTCGACCTCCCCACGCTCGAGGGACGGCCGCCGCGCCCGGCGCGCGAGCGGATGCAGACCTGGCTCGAGGGACGCGACCACGGCCGCGCCCCGTCGGCCTCGGCCCGACTCGCCGCGCTGGTCGCGGACCTTCCGGACCTCGCGGATGCCCCGCAGCTCGTCCACGGGGACGTACGCGCCGCGAACCTGCTGATGCAGGGCGGGGAGGTCGCCGCGGTGCTGGACCTCGACGAGGTGCGCACCGATCACCGGGTCGCGGAGCTCGCGCAGACGAGCGTGCTGCTGGGGACCCTGTTTCGCGACTGGCGGCCGACGCCCGCCCCTGCGCGACGGGCGCTGCGCGAGGGCTACGAGCGGATCCGCCCGCTCGGCGACGCGGAACGCGCCTGGCTCGAGGCTCTGACCCTGTGGATCGCGCTCGCCACGTTCCCCGACGCCGAGCACCCCGCCCCCGCATGA
- a CDS encoding MerR family transcriptional regulator, translating into MEETSGGRPLLHIGAVAERTELSLRTLRHYDEIGLVHPSERSEGGFRLYSEQDVERILLIRRMKPLDFSLEQMRELLDITHDVAKPDPPPEAREKLRELEAIALERRTALERKVAMADEFLDRLRALSSARPTD; encoded by the coding sequence ATGGAGGAGACGAGCGGGGGGCGCCCGCTGCTGCACATCGGCGCGGTCGCGGAGCGCACGGAGCTCAGCCTGCGCACCCTGCGGCACTACGACGAGATCGGGCTGGTGCATCCCTCCGAGCGCAGCGAGGGCGGGTTCCGCCTGTACTCCGAGCAGGACGTCGAGCGGATCCTGCTGATCCGGCGCATGAAGCCGCTGGACTTCTCGCTGGAGCAGATGCGGGAGCTGCTGGACATCACCCATGACGTCGCCAAGCCGGATCCGCCGCCGGAGGCGCGCGAGAAGCTGCGCGAGCTGGAGGCGATCGCGCTCGAGCGACGCACCGCCCTGGAGCGGAAGGTCGCGATGGCCGACGAGTTCCTCGACCGCCTGCGCGCACTGTCCTCCGCCCGCCCGACGGACTGA
- a CDS encoding SulP family inorganic anion transporter — protein MTSSPTAPADSAPQHSQSRPATVRAALSDPRQLRTEILGGLVVALALIPEAISFSILAGVPPQVGLFASFTMAVTIAVVGGRPAMISAATGAVALVVAPVVVEHGLDYLLATVILAGVLQVVLAVLGVAKLMRFIPRSVMTGFVNALAILIFTAQLPHLFGEDIPWIVYPLVAAGLAIMVLMPRFTTVVPAPLIAIIVLTIAVVASGWTMPNVSDQGELPESLPALLIPEVPLTVETLRIIAPYALAMAVVGIMESLMTAKLVDDITDTHSNKTRETWGQGVANLVTGFFGGMGGCAMIGQTMINVKQSGSRTRLSTFLAGVFLLILVVVLGDIVGLIPMAALVAVMIMVSVGTFDWHSIRPSTLRLMPWSETAVMLVTVIATVITHNLAIGVVLGVLAAMVLFARRVAHLVRIDAVWESDVDDDGAIDIRRYAVTGELFWASSNDLVYQFDYAGDPAVVIIDLTAADVWDASTVASLDAVQSKYAERGKEARIIGLDGASLERLEKLSGNLGAGH, from the coding sequence GTGACCTCCTCCCCCACGGCGCCCGCTGACAGCGCGCCCCAGCACTCGCAGTCCCGGCCCGCCACGGTCCGCGCCGCCCTGAGCGATCCCCGACAGCTGAGGACCGAGATCCTCGGCGGCCTGGTGGTCGCCCTCGCCCTGATCCCCGAGGCGATCTCCTTCTCGATCCTCGCCGGCGTCCCGCCCCAGGTGGGCCTGTTCGCCTCGTTCACGATGGCGGTCACGATCGCCGTGGTGGGCGGCCGGCCCGCCATGATCTCCGCCGCCACCGGCGCGGTGGCCCTGGTGGTCGCGCCGGTGGTGGTCGAGCACGGGCTCGACTATCTCCTCGCCACCGTGATCCTCGCCGGCGTGCTGCAGGTCGTGCTCGCCGTGCTGGGCGTGGCGAAGCTGATGCGCTTCATCCCCCGCTCGGTGATGACCGGGTTCGTCAACGCCCTGGCGATCCTCATCTTCACCGCCCAGCTGCCGCACCTGTTCGGCGAGGACATCCCCTGGATCGTCTACCCGCTGGTGGCGGCGGGCCTGGCGATCATGGTGCTGATGCCCCGGTTCACCACCGTGGTCCCGGCGCCGCTGATCGCGATCATCGTCCTCACGATCGCGGTGGTCGCGTCCGGCTGGACCATGCCGAACGTCTCCGACCAGGGCGAGCTGCCCGAGTCGCTGCCCGCGCTGCTGATCCCGGAGGTCCCGCTCACCGTCGAGACGCTGCGGATCATCGCGCCGTACGCGCTGGCGATGGCGGTGGTGGGGATCATGGAGTCCCTGATGACGGCCAAGCTGGTCGACGACATCACCGACACCCACTCGAACAAGACCCGCGAGACCTGGGGCCAGGGCGTCGCGAACCTCGTCACCGGCTTCTTCGGCGGCATGGGCGGCTGCGCCATGATCGGCCAGACCATGATCAACGTGAAGCAGTCCGGGTCCCGCACCCGGCTCTCCACCTTCCTGGCCGGGGTGTTCCTGCTGATCCTGGTGGTGGTGCTGGGGGACATCGTGGGGCTGATCCCGATGGCCGCCCTGGTCGCGGTGATGATCATGGTCTCGGTGGGCACCTTCGACTGGCACAGCATCCGCCCCTCCACGCTGCGCCTGATGCCGTGGTCGGAGACGGCGGTCATGCTGGTCACGGTGATCGCCACGGTGATCACCCACAACCTCGCCATCGGCGTGGTGCTCGGCGTGCTCGCCGCGATGGTGCTGTTCGCCCGGCGGGTGGCCCACCTGGTGCGGATCGACGCGGTGTGGGAGTCCGACGTGGACGACGACGGCGCGATCGACATCCGCCGCTACGCCGTCACCGGCGAGCTGTTCTGGGCCTCCAGCAACGACCTCGTCTACCAGTTCGACTACGCCGGCGACCCGGCCGTGGTGATCATCGACCTCACCGCCGCGGACGTCTGGGACGCCTCCACCGTGGCGAGCCTCGACGCCGTGCAGTCCAAGTACGCCGAGCGCGGCAAGGAGGCCCGGATCATCGGGCTGGACGGCGCCAGCCTCGAGCGGCTCGAGAAGCTCTCGGGCAATCTCGGCGCGGGGCACTGA
- a CDS encoding amino acid permease: MSTTATQPADAPAPARRRPGLTSRHLHFIALGSAIGTGLFYGSAGAIQAAGPSVLLVYLLGGAVVYFMLRALGEMAVRMPIPGSFAEYTRRFLGPWAGYLTGWMFAFEMLIVCLADLTAIAIYMRFWFPDTAQWLWVALTLLIVGAANLASVRWFGELEFAFTIVKVGAVIAMIAGGAAILAFGLGDPSTPTGLENLTADGGFLPHGPGGMISAFILVLFAFGGTEIIGVAGTEAEDPARAVPKAVNTVPVRILLFYVLAIGVILLITPWPQITGEQSPFVQIFDTLGVNWAAALLNVVVITAALSAINADLFGAGRVVAGMARQRLAPAALSRTVRGVPVVTTLAMLGVLVVGVVLNWALPERVFTIVASLATFATVFVWLMILLAQVASRRGMSRAERDALQFPVPLWPYGQVFAIVFILFTFGIMVWISEYHLALLTGVAFVALMSMIYVVTGRRPLPQG; the protein is encoded by the coding sequence GTGAGCACCACCGCCACGCAGCCCGCCGACGCCCCCGCCCCGGCCCGTCGGCGGCCCGGGCTCACCTCCCGCCACCTCCACTTCATCGCGCTCGGCTCCGCGATCGGGACGGGCCTGTTCTACGGCTCGGCCGGCGCGATCCAGGCCGCGGGCCCCTCGGTGCTGCTGGTGTACCTGCTGGGCGGCGCGGTCGTGTACTTCATGCTGCGGGCGCTGGGCGAGATGGCGGTGCGGATGCCGATCCCCGGCTCTTTCGCCGAGTACACGCGCCGCTTCCTGGGCCCCTGGGCCGGGTACCTCACGGGCTGGATGTTCGCCTTCGAGATGCTGATCGTGTGCCTGGCGGACCTCACCGCGATCGCGATCTACATGCGCTTCTGGTTCCCGGACACCGCCCAGTGGCTCTGGGTGGCGCTCACGCTGCTGATCGTGGGCGCGGCGAACCTGGCCAGCGTGCGCTGGTTCGGCGAGCTCGAGTTCGCCTTCACGATCGTGAAGGTGGGGGCGGTGATCGCGATGATCGCGGGCGGCGCGGCGATCCTCGCGTTCGGCCTGGGCGATCCCTCGACGCCGACGGGCCTGGAGAACCTCACGGCCGACGGGGGCTTCCTCCCGCACGGCCCCGGTGGGATGATCAGCGCGTTCATCCTGGTGCTGTTCGCCTTCGGCGGCACCGAGATCATCGGCGTGGCCGGCACCGAGGCGGAGGACCCCGCCCGGGCCGTCCCCAAGGCCGTGAACACGGTGCCGGTGCGGATCCTGCTGTTCTACGTCCTCGCGATCGGGGTGATCCTGCTGATCACGCCGTGGCCGCAGATCACCGGGGAGCAGTCCCCGTTCGTGCAGATCTTCGACACGCTCGGCGTGAACTGGGCGGCGGCGCTGCTCAACGTCGTGGTGATCACCGCGGCGCTCTCCGCGATCAACGCGGACCTCTTCGGCGCCGGCCGCGTCGTCGCCGGGATGGCGCGGCAGCGTCTGGCCCCCGCGGCCCTGTCCCGCACGGTGCGCGGGGTGCCGGTGGTGACCACCCTGGCGATGCTCGGCGTGCTGGTCGTCGGCGTGGTGCTGAACTGGGCGCTGCCGGAGAGGGTGTTCACGATCGTCGCCTCGCTCGCCACCTTCGCCACCGTGTTCGTGTGGCTGATGATCCTGCTCGCCCAGGTCGCCTCCCGGCGCGGCATGAGCCGCGCCGAGCGGGACGCGCTGCAGTTCCCGGTGCCTCTGTGGCCCTACGGCCAGGTGTTCGCGATCGTGTTCATCCTGTTCACCTTCGGGATCATGGTGTGGATCAGCGAGTACCACCTGGCGCTGCTGACGGGCGTGGCCTTCGTGGCGCTCATGAGCATGATCTATGTGGTCACCGGTCGGCGGCCCCTCCCACAGGGCTGA
- a CDS encoding LCP family protein, with product MAVVVAVTLGLAGTVGHLEKNIATAPLRPGEESASHESDGALNILLLGSDSRDLAGDDFGPGDGSRRSDAMVLAHLSADDDRIDALQLPRDTLMDLPACADTGSGGFAGGRGMLNSALNFGPACSVAAVEELTGVHVDHFVELDFEGFIEMVDALGGLHICLPDELQDSRADLDLPAGEQIVHGKDALALARTRHAIGDGSDIARLGHQQKVMSAVVQEVSSLRILARPDRLYDFLDATTSSLTVDPGLSRASDLAGLGKRVNRVDPEHITFLTMPWEPAPTDRNRVVPSASTGLVFEALAADEPAVPADEAGHDDEEQGELTGSDAAGNITPRAETPTATSSHSPSVDGATTRTADASLCDG from the coding sequence ATGGCCGTCGTGGTCGCAGTGACCCTCGGACTGGCGGGGACCGTGGGCCATCTTGAGAAGAACATCGCCACCGCGCCGCTGCGGCCAGGGGAGGAATCGGCCTCGCACGAGAGCGACGGTGCGCTCAACATCCTGCTGCTCGGCTCGGACAGCCGCGATCTGGCGGGGGACGACTTCGGGCCGGGCGACGGCTCCCGGCGCAGCGACGCGATGGTGCTCGCGCACCTCTCCGCCGACGACGACCGGATTGACGCGCTGCAGCTGCCGCGCGACACCCTCATGGACCTACCCGCCTGCGCCGACACCGGCAGCGGCGGCTTCGCCGGCGGACGCGGCATGCTCAACTCCGCCCTGAACTTCGGCCCGGCCTGCTCAGTCGCCGCCGTGGAGGAGCTGACCGGCGTGCACGTCGATCACTTCGTGGAGCTGGACTTCGAGGGGTTCATCGAGATGGTCGACGCGCTAGGCGGGCTGCACATCTGCCTGCCCGATGAGCTCCAGGACTCGCGCGCCGATCTCGACCTCCCCGCGGGGGAGCAGATCGTCCACGGGAAGGACGCCCTGGCCCTGGCCCGCACCCGCCATGCAATCGGCGACGGCAGCGACATCGCGCGTCTGGGCCACCAGCAGAAGGTGATGTCCGCGGTGGTGCAGGAGGTGAGCAGTTTGCGGATTCTCGCCCGCCCCGACCGGCTCTACGACTTTCTCGACGCGACCACATCCTCACTGACGGTGGATCCTGGGCTGAGCCGGGCCTCGGACCTCGCCGGGCTCGGCAAGCGGGTCAACCGGGTGGACCCCGAACACATCACCTTCCTCACGATGCCCTGGGAGCCGGCGCCCACGGACCGCAATCGCGTCGTGCCCTCGGCGTCGACCGGCCTGGTGTTCGAGGCTCTCGCGGCCGACGAGCCGGCTGTCCCGGCCGACGAGGCGGGTCATGACGACGAGGAGCAGGGCGAGCTCACCGGGTCCGATGCCGCGGGCAACATCACGCCGCGCGCCGAGACGCCGACCGCGACCAGCTCGCACTCCCCCTCGGTGGACGGCGCGACCACCCGCACGGCTGACGCCTCGCTCTGCGACGGCTGA
- a CDS encoding LysR family transcriptional regulator: MEALIAVIDHGSFTAAADVLRISQPSLSRRIHALEKVLDTRMFVPVGRRMELTDAGRGVVTAGRRALAELSSIEAMAGAARMLTAGSLRVTGLPSLVATELPDHLGRFHRAHPGVRIEVSTVDDAQELVEAVRVGRADAAIGVADRVPGDLAAIPLPAQEFAAVLPAGARPGGAGGPLTPRDVTSRALITLPRGTSIRQLADTAIRGLGALPAHRITTTQRDSLVPLALAADGLTVVPTALARTATAFGGVAVALDPPVHRSLGIIHRPDELPNPALHEFLALVEQGAGTWPGPGGDA, encoded by the coding sequence GTGGAGGCGCTGATCGCGGTGATCGACCACGGGTCCTTCACCGCCGCCGCGGACGTCCTGCGGATCTCCCAGCCCTCGCTCTCCCGCCGCATCCACGCCCTCGAGAAGGTGCTCGACACCCGGATGTTCGTCCCCGTCGGCCGGCGGATGGAGCTCACCGATGCAGGGCGCGGGGTCGTCACCGCCGGACGCCGCGCCCTGGCGGAGCTGAGCTCCATCGAGGCGATGGCGGGCGCGGCCCGGATGCTCACCGCGGGCTCGCTGCGCGTGACCGGGCTGCCCTCACTCGTCGCGACCGAGCTACCCGACCACCTCGGGCGCTTCCACCGGGCGCACCCCGGGGTGCGGATCGAGGTCTCCACGGTCGACGATGCGCAGGAGCTGGTCGAAGCGGTCCGGGTAGGGCGGGCCGACGCCGCCATCGGCGTGGCCGACCGGGTGCCGGGCGATCTCGCCGCGATCCCGCTGCCCGCCCAGGAGTTTGCGGCCGTACTCCCCGCTGGGGCGCGCCCCGGCGGTGCAGGAGGCCCGCTGACCCCTCGGGACGTCACCTCGAGGGCCCTGATCACCCTCCCGCGGGGGACCTCGATCCGTCAGCTCGCCGACACCGCAATACGCGGTCTCGGCGCCCTCCCCGCGCACAGGATCACCACCACCCAGCGTGACAGCCTGGTCCCCCTGGCACTCGCGGCCGACGGCCTCACCGTCGTGCCCACTGCGCTCGCCCGCACCGCGACCGCCTTCGGCGGGGTCGCGGTCGCCCTGGATCCTCCGGTGCACCGCTCCCTCGGCATCATCCACCGTCCCGACGAGCTCCCGAACCCGGCGCTGCACGAGTTCCTCGCGCTCGTCGAGCAGGGAGCGGGCACCTGGCCTGGCCCGGGAGGAGACGCATAG